AATAAAGTTAATGTAATTTTTACTAATTGACAGGATAATTCCGAAAGTTGTCGAACAATAGCTATATATCCTGACTTGACATGAGGGCAGGATTATTCTTAATTATTTAATGCTGTTGTTTTGGTATTATCAAAAAAGCTTCTGTGGGTATTCTTGAACAAGAGGTGACAGCTAAATTAGTAAAATACACAAATGATTTATATGAAAGGAAGATAATTAACGTGAAATTGACAATAGGGAGGACATTAACATGAAAAGTATAAAATTTATTATTGTTACGATTACTATTTCTATTACAGTCCTGATCTTTGCGGCTCAGACTGGGCTGGGTTTTTATCATTTTAAGAGTATCCTGTCCACTCAAATCGAGTCCTCTCTAAAAACAGACGTTGAGAAGGAAGCTGGTTTTTTAAACGGCAAGCTTGATAATGTTGGTAAACTGGCCAGAATATTAGCTGCAGATTTGGAATCATTGCCACAGTATAACATTGAGCTATACGAACCCATTATTAAGAAATATATCCAAGAAGAAGACTTGGCTCTGGGTAGCGGATACTGGTTGGAACCATTTATCTATAATGAACAAACAGAATATTATGGTCCATATATTTATAAAGATAACGGTAATCTGCAGTTAACGTTGGACTACAGTAACCAGGAGTACAATTATTTTCAATATGACTGGTATAAAAACGCATTAAACTCAGATAAAAAATTGTGTTGGAGTGAACCCTATCTAGACACAGTTACCAATTTAACGATGATGACCATAAGCAGTTCTATTAAGAAGGATGGTCGGTTAATTGGTGCTACCACCGTAGATGTTGAACTTAAGGAACTACAGGACTATGTGTCTAAGATTAAAGTTGGGCAAAGGGGTTACGCGTTTATTATCACATCTTCTGGATATTATATGGCCCACAGGGATGAAAGTAAAAATCTAAAGGTTAAAATTACAGAAGAAAAGGATCCCCAGGTTCAAGCTATGGGGAATACTATTATCAATGCTACTGTTTCCGGAACGACAGAAAATAGTATAAATAATAGTAAGTATATGGTTTCCTATGCACCAATTGGTCAAACAGGCATGAAACTGGTTATGGTGCTGCCCAAAGAAGAAGCTACCTCGGTGTTAGCCAAGTTTTATACCACCAATGGGATCAGTTTACTTATAGCCCTAATTCTTTTTAGTGTGGTATTATTTCTATTTATTAACAAAGTTTTAACAGCCCCCTTAAAATTAATTGTATTGGAAGCACAGAGAATTTCCGGTGGAGATCTAACTATAGATGCCCAAGGTAAACTTAATAGACTAAGCCTTCTCAAAAATGAAATTGGCCAACTTGCAGAAGCGTTCCAAGTTATGTCCCATAATGTAAGAGAAATCGTCAGTCAGATCATAGATAAATCCAATACCCTTGCGGCTTCATCCCAGCAATTAAATGCAAATGCCCAACAAACTTCTGCTGGTGCCAATGAAACGGCGGTAACCATAACTAAAATTGCCAGCACCGTGGGAACTGTTTCGGAAAATTCACAGGAAGTATCCCAACAGGCAGGCCAGGTAGTTGATTATGCAAACAATGGCTATCAAGGAATAAAGTCAATTAACAAGCAGATGGATATAATTTCTTCAGGTTCTCTGCAAGTGAATCATTCAGTTGTCAGTACTAATAATTCTATTAATAAGATTAATCAATTTGTTGAAGTGATTATGAAGATTGCCGATCAGACTAATTTGCTGGCCCTTAATGCAGCCATAGAATCGGCAAGGGCTGGAGAAGCAGGAAAAGGATTTGCAGTGGTGGCAGATGAAGTTAGGAAATTGGCTGAAAATACCTCCCAGTCTACCAAAGAAATTCAGCAGCTTATTTCTGAAATTGCAGTTGAATCTCAAAATGCTGTAAAAGCTATTGAAGAAAGCGAAAAAGAAGTAAGAAAAGGAAATGAAATTGTTAATGAGGTTGGGAACAGCTTTACAGAGATTATAACTGCCATTAACAATTTAAATGAACAAATTAAACATATTGCCTTGTCAACTGAGCAGTTGAATTCTGGTGTAGAGAATGTTGCGGCAACCACAGAGGAACAAACTGCAGCAATTGAGGAGGTTTCAGCAACTTCCACACAATTAAGTGTTATAGCTGAAGAGTTAACCAAGTTGACCAATAGGTTCAAAATCTAAAGGTTTTCTGTAAAAGTATTAAGTATATCTGGTAATTGAGCTAACATATTTGATTAAAAAAGTGTTGTCTATCCAGCAACACTTTTTTAACTTTTAGGATGATTTATTTATTATGTACTATTAGTAATAATAAGCAATTATTGCAGGTTTTTAAAATATTATGTCGAAATAGAACTAACTAATAATTTGAAACTGAAGGGCAAACCCGAACGAAAGACGGGGACGCAAAACCTTGGGTCTAAGGTTCTAGGAATGAACTATTGATTGCCAGGCTGCAAAAGAAAAAGGGCAGCCATGCCCTTTTTCTTTGTTTAGCAAATCAGAAAGCATAAAACTTTCCGACTTGCATAAGGGCAACTAAGGCTTACGCCATCGCCTAAAGGCTTTCGTGCGGCGCAAGCCAAGTTTTCTTTAGGAAATTATGCTTTTCGAAAACTGTAGATAACTTTAATCGCCCGTAGGATGAATTTGTTCTTGCCAGTATTGTTGTAAGCAATTGATTTAAAAGAATGTAAGAAATAATAAATTTATGAAAGGGAGTTAATAATGAATTCACAAAAGCTACAGGTGTTAAGCGAAGTGTTAGAGACGATTAAAGATATTTTTCCTATGGATTGCATGATTAGCTTAACGGATCGGGAGAAATTTCTAAAATATTTACCAGGGGATAAAATTGATGTCAAGGTTAAGGCTGGGGACAAACTGGCTCAGGGGGATGCCATTGATGCTTCCTTAAGCACTGGAAAGAAAAGTGAAGTAATGGTCCCTGTAGAAGTTTTTGGTTATCCCTTCAAAGCTGTTGCTCTGCCTGTTATAGAAAATGGGGAAGTCATTGGGAGTGTTGGGGTCGGTTTTGATATTTCTGCCCAAGAAGAGGTTGCTAGTGTGTCTGAAACCCTGGCGGCTTCAACCGAGGAAATTAGCAGTAGTGTAGAGGAAATGGCAGCATCGGCCCAACAACTGACGGCAATGCAGACCCAATTAAGTGCTGTGGCTCAGGAGACCAATAGCAGGCTCCAAAAGACCGATGAAATCCTTAAATTTATTAAAGATATTGCTGGGCAGACTAAGCTATTAGGTTTAAATGCAGCCATAGAAGCAGCAAGGGCCGGAGAGGCAGGCAGGGGATTCCATGTGGTTGCCGATGAAATCAGAAAGTTATCGGACCGCAGTGCTGTATCTGTTAAGGATATTGCAGATATAGTGCACGAGATCCGGAATAATACCAATAAACTATTGGAATTTGTAGAAAAAACAAACCAAATTAGTGAAGGACAATCCGAGGCAACCCAGTACATTGCCAAGGCAATTGAAGAAAACGCAAGGTTAGCTGAGAACTTAAGTAATGTTTCAAAGAATATGCTGTAAAATTGATACAAGACCTTTCATTGTATACTAAGTATTACGGAGACATATCCGAGGTTTATTAGGGTATGTCCAGGAAGGCTCTTTTTATCTGGAAGCATTATAACTTTCTGGCCTGCGTAAGGGCAAATTAAGCTTCCGCCAACGTCTAAAAGACTCTCGTGTCCTTTAGGTATGGCGGAAGTTTATGTTTTTCTAAATTGCAGAACCTTTGTTAATAGCAGTGAGGTTTCAGGAACTGCAGGCAGCTTCTCAAAGTTTAGCCCTTCCCATTTCTGTTATTACCTGCAGCATATCTTCGGCTAAAGGAATTTGAAAGGACATTGGGTGACCAGTTCTGGGGTGAAGGAAGGATATTTTATCGGCATGTAAGCAATGGCGGCCTATTTGAGCGATACTGCCGCCGTAGAGTGTATCTCCTACCAAAGGATGTCCCAAATGTGATAAATGAACCCTTATCTGGTGGGTTCTACCAGTTTCAGGCATTAAACGGATAAGGGTACAATCTGTAATATATTGTAGAACCTCAAAACGAGTCAGCGCTTGCTGGCCGGTACTTGATATTTGACGTTTCGTGGTTTTTCCTTCACACTTTTCCAAAGGTAGGTCGATGTAGCCATTCCTTTGAACAATCTTACCATGAACTAGGGCAACGTATGAGCGAGCCAGTTGTTTACGTTTCCTCTGTAAGAACAGTTTTTGTGCACTGTAGGAGTTTTTAGCCACCAATACAAGGCCTGAGGTATTACGGTCAATGCGGTTTACGGCATGAAAGGTGGGCGCTGGGTTGTTCTCTAACCAGTGATAAACTAAGCCATTGGCCAGGGTACCGGAAGGGTAGGCCAAGGTTGGGTGAACACACATACCGGGCTGTTTATTGACCAAAGCAATATCTTCGTCTTCAGAGATAATCGACAAGTCCAACGGTTCCGGTGGCAGGTACTGGTTTCGAGGGGGAATGGGATATATCAGGACCACTTTGTCACCAGTGTTAACGATGGTACGCCAGGTGACCTTAGCGCCATTGCAAAGAATTTCCCCTTCATTTCGGAGTTTTTTCAATGCTCTATCCGAAATATCCTTGTGTTTAAGAAAATCTCTAAGGAATTTACCGTTCTGGCTGGCTTCCACACAAAGGACAACCTGGTTATTTGCACAGACCAATCTTTTTTCCTCCCATTGCCGCATTTCGTTGAACGATAACCATACGAATCAGTAAGCTTGTTGCACCTATGGCTAGACCCACAATAAGTCCTACCCAGTAGCCAAAGGCTGCCAGGGGCGTATAGAGGGAAAGGATATGTCCCAGGGGCAGGCCAATAACCCAGTATGAGGCCAGTGCAACAATAAATGAAACATTTACATCCTTATAGCCCCGGAGTATTCCCTGCACCGGTGTGGCGATGGCATCAGAAAGTTGAAAGAAAAGGGCATATACTAGGAACTGCTGGGTCAATTTAAAAACCGTCTGATCTTTGGTGTACAACCCAGCCACTTGATCGCCAAAGAGCAGTAGACCAATGCCACAGCAGACAGCCATTCCCACCGCAATACCTAACCCCAATAAACTGTATTGTTTAGCATCGGAGTATCGCTGGGCACCTACTTCAAAACCAATGGTAATAGTTAGGGCCATGGAGATACTTAAGGGCACCATATATAAAAATGAGGCAAAGTTTAAGGCGGCTTGGTGTGCAGCGATGGTAACGGTGTTATACTGACTCATCAATAGTGTTACCCCAGAGAAAACACTGGTCTCAAAAAAGATAGAGAAGCCAATGGGTATACCCAGCTTAAGCTGGGTTCGCCAAGCGGAGAAAGAGATACCAAGCCATTTTTTAAAAAAATTGTAACAGGAAAAGGGCTCTACCCTGTGCAATACATAAAGAGCAATGAAAAAAACACACCAATAAGTTATGGCTGTTGCATAACCTGCACCCACGCCACCCAAACGGGGAAAACCCAGCTTGCCAAAAATCAGTACGTAATTTAATAATATGTTGATGGGCAAGGACAGCAACGTAATAAACATAGACACCCGTGTTTGGCCCAGGGCATCAATAAAGCAGCGAAATATGGTATAGATGAACAGGGGGGTAATGCCGAAGGAAAGCCCCACTAAGTAACGTCTGGCAATGTCCCGCACGGGTGACTCCAAGTGCATGGTATTTAAAACTGGTTTTAATGCGATGGCACCACAAATAAGAACAATAATGGAAATGGCAATGGCCAGATAGCTCCCTTGGATTACCGTAAAGGGGACATGGTCCCTCCTTCCCGCTCCTACAGACTGGGCAATGATGGGGGTTACAGCCAGTAAAATGCCCGTAATGCCAGTGGAAATGGGTACCCAGAGGCTGGAACCGATGGCAACCCCGGCTAGATCCCTGGCCCCTGCATTGCCGG
This genomic interval from Desulforamulus reducens MI-1 contains the following:
- a CDS encoding methyl-accepting chemotaxis protein, which codes for MKSIKFIIVTITISITVLIFAAQTGLGFYHFKSILSTQIESSLKTDVEKEAGFLNGKLDNVGKLARILAADLESLPQYNIELYEPIIKKYIQEEDLALGSGYWLEPFIYNEQTEYYGPYIYKDNGNLQLTLDYSNQEYNYFQYDWYKNALNSDKKLCWSEPYLDTVTNLTMMTISSSIKKDGRLIGATTVDVELKELQDYVSKIKVGQRGYAFIITSSGYYMAHRDESKNLKVKITEEKDPQVQAMGNTIINATVSGTTENSINNSKYMVSYAPIGQTGMKLVMVLPKEEATSVLAKFYTTNGISLLIALILFSVVLFLFINKVLTAPLKLIVLEAQRISGGDLTIDAQGKLNRLSLLKNEIGQLAEAFQVMSHNVREIVSQIIDKSNTLAASSQQLNANAQQTSAGANETAVTITKIASTVGTVSENSQEVSQQAGQVVDYANNGYQGIKSINKQMDIISSGSLQVNHSVVSTNNSINKINQFVEVIMKIADQTNLLALNAAIESARAGEAGKGFAVVADEVRKLAENTSQSTKEIQQLISEIAVESQNAVKAIEESEKEVRKGNEIVNEVGNSFTEIITAINNLNEQIKHIALSTEQLNSGVENVAATTEEQTAAIEEVSATSTQLSVIAEELTKLTNRFKI
- a CDS encoding methyl-accepting chemotaxis protein translates to MNSQKLQVLSEVLETIKDIFPMDCMISLTDREKFLKYLPGDKIDVKVKAGDKLAQGDAIDASLSTGKKSEVMVPVEVFGYPFKAVALPVIENGEVIGSVGVGFDISAQEEVASVSETLAASTEEISSSVEEMAASAQQLTAMQTQLSAVAQETNSRLQKTDEILKFIKDIAGQTKLLGLNAAIEAARAGEAGRGFHVVADEIRKLSDRSAVSVKDIADIVHEIRNNTNKLLEFVEKTNQISEGQSEATQYIAKAIEENARLAENLSNVSKNML
- a CDS encoding RluA family pseudouridine synthase, producing the protein MVCANNQVVLCVEASQNGKFLRDFLKHKDISDRALKKLRNEGEILCNGAKVTWRTIVNTGDKVVLIYPIPPRNQYLPPEPLDLSIISEDEDIALVNKQPGMCVHPTLAYPSGTLANGLVYHWLENNPAPTFHAVNRIDRNTSGLVLVAKNSYSAQKLFLQRKRKQLARSYVALVHGKIVQRNGYIDLPLEKCEGKTTKRQISSTGQQALTRFEVLQYITDCTLIRLMPETGRTHQIRVHLSHLGHPLVGDTLYGGSIAQIGRHCLHADKISFLHPRTGHPMSFQIPLAEDMLQVITEMGRAKL
- a CDS encoding MATE family efflux transporter → MKKTFSTKEKILQFMTILWPILITQISLSAMVMLDTVMSGNAGARDLAGVAIGSSLWVPISTGITGILLAVTPIIAQSVGAGRRDHVPFTVIQGSYLAIAISIIVLICGAIALKPVLNTMHLESPVRDIARRYLVGLSFGITPLFIYTIFRCFIDALGQTRVSMFITLLSLPINILLNYVLIFGKLGFPRLGGVGAGYATAITYWCVFFIALYVLHRVEPFSCYNFFKKWLGISFSAWRTQLKLGIPIGFSIFFETSVFSGVTLLMSQYNTVTIAAHQAALNFASFLYMVPLSISMALTITIGFEVGAQRYSDAKQYSLLGLGIAVGMAVCCGIGLLLFGDQVAGLYTKDQTVFKLTQQFLVYALFFQLSDAIATPVQGILRGYKDVNVSFIVALASYWVIGLPLGHILSLYTPLAAFGYWVGLIVGLAIGATSLLIRMVIVQRNAAMGGKKIGLCK